In Nitrospira sp., one genomic interval encodes:
- a CDS encoding translation initiation factor, which translates to MKGKKRMPTDGAPVAWKSPFAVLKEVELPPTQQRDTIDRPAEALREQATRRGRVDILRQTAHRGGKTVTVITGFVGISTAEQDTLAKEMQQACGVGGTAKEGRIEIQGDKRTEVARILTKAGFRPVMAGG; encoded by the coding sequence ATGAAAGGCAAGAAGCGTATGCCCACGGACGGAGCACCGGTGGCCTGGAAGAGCCCGTTCGCGGTCTTGAAAGAGGTCGAGTTGCCGCCGACTCAGCAGCGCGACACGATCGATCGTCCCGCTGAGGCCTTGCGTGAGCAGGCGACCCGTCGTGGGCGAGTGGACATTCTCCGGCAGACCGCCCATCGCGGCGGGAAGACGGTGACGGTCATCACCGGGTTTGTCGGGATCTCGACGGCCGAACAGGACACCCTCGCCAAAGAGATGCAACAGGCCTGCGGGGTCGGCGGGACCGCCAAGGAAGGGCGCATCGAGATCCAAGGCGACAAGCGAACGGAGGTCGCCCGCATCTTGACCAAAGCGGGGTTCCGCCCGGTGATGGCAGGAGGGTAA
- a CDS encoding peptide chain release factor 3 gives MTLSIEKSSSDELRREVARRRTFAIISHPDAGKTTLTEKLLLYSGAVHLAGAVQARSSQRQAKSDWMELEQARGISITSTMLQFDYQGARINLLDTPGHQDFSEDTYRTLMAVDSAVMVLDGAKGIEPQTKKLFAVCRKRGIPILTFINKMDQPGRHPFDLLDEIERTLGMTAVPFNWPIGEGSGFQGVYDFQNHHVLFFERTAHNQRRAPMTVDSFPNARLAETLGDAYGPLQEEIGLLKGAGTAFDRTRFLTGELTPVFFGSALTNFGVGPFLDAFTQLAPPPGPRHSSRGAIEPTDEQFSGFVFKIQANMDPQHRDRMAFLRICSGRFEKDMMVHHARLGRKIRMTRPHRLFGRDRETIDEAYPGDVVGLVNPGLFTIGDTLSSDSSISFDPIPHFPPECFGRLRTQDISKHKQFQKGLQQLEEEGVMQIFHSPDQIRREPVLAAVGELQFDVVISRLENEYGVKTSVDRLPHALARWIVGDPAAIAAVYWPADTIRLLDRQGRPVMLFMTDHLLAYCIKSNPSIKFVLREELEQAGP, from the coding sequence ATGACCCTGTCGATTGAAAAGTCCTCGTCCGACGAGTTGCGACGCGAAGTGGCGCGGCGGCGCACCTTCGCCATCATTTCTCACCCCGACGCCGGGAAAACCACGCTGACGGAGAAACTGCTGCTCTACTCGGGAGCCGTACACCTTGCGGGAGCCGTGCAGGCTCGTTCGTCTCAACGCCAAGCCAAATCCGATTGGATGGAGTTGGAGCAGGCGCGCGGCATTTCCATCACCTCCACGATGCTCCAGTTCGACTACCAAGGCGCGCGCATCAACCTCCTGGACACACCGGGCCACCAGGACTTCAGCGAGGACACCTACCGGACGCTCATGGCAGTGGACAGCGCCGTCATGGTGCTCGACGGCGCCAAGGGGATCGAGCCTCAGACCAAGAAACTCTTTGCGGTCTGTCGCAAACGCGGCATCCCGATCCTGACCTTCATCAACAAGATGGACCAGCCGGGCCGCCACCCCTTCGACCTGCTCGATGAAATCGAGCGGACGCTCGGCATGACGGCCGTGCCCTTCAACTGGCCCATCGGCGAAGGGTCCGGCTTTCAAGGGGTGTACGACTTCCAGAACCACCACGTGTTGTTTTTTGAGCGGACGGCCCACAACCAACGCCGCGCCCCGATGACTGTGGACAGTTTTCCCAACGCCAGATTGGCCGAGACGTTGGGGGACGCCTACGGGCCGCTGCAGGAGGAAATCGGCCTGCTGAAAGGAGCCGGCACGGCGTTCGACCGGACTCGGTTTCTCACCGGTGAATTGACCCCGGTGTTCTTCGGCAGCGCGCTCACCAACTTCGGCGTCGGCCCCTTCTTGGACGCCTTCACCCAGCTCGCGCCGCCACCCGGCCCGCGCCACAGCAGTCGAGGGGCGATCGAGCCGACGGATGAACAGTTTTCCGGCTTCGTGTTCAAGATCCAGGCGAACATGGACCCCCAGCATCGCGACCGTATGGCATTTCTTCGCATCTGCTCCGGCCGGTTCGAGAAAGACATGATGGTCCACCACGCCAGGCTGGGCCGCAAAATCCGCATGACCCGCCCCCATCGGCTGTTCGGCCGCGATCGCGAGACGATCGACGAAGCCTATCCCGGCGACGTGGTCGGCCTGGTCAATCCCGGCCTTTTTACCATCGGCGACACCCTCAGCTCGGACAGTTCGATCAGTTTCGATCCCATCCCGCACTTTCCGCCGGAATGTTTCGGGCGGCTGCGCACGCAAGACATCTCCAAACACAAACAGTTTCAGAAGGGGCTGCAGCAACTGGAAGAAGAGGGGGTCATGCAGATCTTCCACTCCCCCGACCAGATCCGCCGCGAGCCGGTGCTGGCTGCGGTGGGTGAGCTGCAGTTCGACGTGGTGATCTCACGGTTGGAGAATGAGTACGGGGTCAAGACCTCGGTGGATCGCCTGCCGCATGCCCTCGCGCGTTGGATCGTGGGCGATCCCGCGGCCATTGCGGCGGTCTATTGGCCGGCGGACACGATCCGCCTGCTCGACCGTCAGGGTCGCCCCGTCATGCTGTTCATGACGGACCATCTCCTGGCCTACTGCATCAAATCGAATCCATCCATCAAGTTCGTCTTACGGGAAGAACTGGAACAGGCAGGACCGTAA
- a CDS encoding YaeQ family protein: protein MASNATILKAVLHIADVDRQYYEDHVLTLARHPSETDERVMVRLLAFALHADGALSFGRGVAAEDEAALWKRDLTGRLEQWIEVGLPGERIIRQACGRAERVSVYAYGGRPADQWWKDQRAELERFDNLTVMNVPWTASRDLTQFVQRSMDLHCTIQEGQILIGDGAHALQLELVTWKERTTP from the coding sequence ATGGCTTCGAACGCGACGATTCTCAAAGCCGTCCTGCATATTGCCGATGTGGACCGGCAGTACTATGAGGACCATGTGCTCACGTTGGCGCGACACCCGTCCGAAACCGATGAACGGGTGATGGTCCGGCTGCTGGCGTTTGCGTTGCATGCGGACGGAGCCCTGTCCTTCGGCCGTGGGGTAGCTGCCGAGGATGAGGCCGCGCTGTGGAAGCGAGATTTAACGGGCCGCTTGGAACAGTGGATCGAGGTGGGATTGCCGGGGGAGAGGATCATTCGGCAGGCCTGCGGACGGGCCGAGCGAGTGAGCGTCTATGCCTACGGTGGGCGACCGGCGGATCAATGGTGGAAGGACCAGCGAGCGGAGTTGGAACGTTTTGACAACCTGACGGTGATGAATGTCCCCTGGACTGCGAGCCGGGATCTCACGCAGTTCGTCCAGCGCAGCATGGATTTGCACTGCACGATCCAGGAGGGCCAGATCCTGATCGGTGATGGCGCGCACGCGCTGCAACTGGAATTGGTGACCTGGAAGGAGCGCACGACTCCATGA
- a CDS encoding sigma 54-interacting transcriptional regulator, translating to MSTEHTDATQPLHALEADAVLRAILQGTATETGHDFFAALVRNLADVLGTHGAWVTEYFPESRRLRALAFWMDGQWVKDYEVDIAGTPCERVIDTATLVHFPDRVLEIYPQEEELRQAGAVSYMGVPLKDQDGGILGHMAVIDRRPIPEEPRIHAIFQIFAARAAAELRRLRAEAEVREREETVGRLLGSAMDAIIELDDQLRITRVNPATERVFRCGGSRMVGQDFRRFMSDEDARRVTDLITELDTRPEGQRSLWIPGGLTARCPEGGSFPAEATLSRFELHRRTATTVILRNVRDRIEAEQKIRSLTVETELLREELQSRHPGTLIGESPALRRVLDDIAQVAPTDATVLIVGETGTGKELVARAIHRASHRRERPLVIVNCAAIPATLMESEFFGHEPGAFTGATKKREGRFALADRGTIFLDEIGELPLDLQAKLLRVLQEGEFDPVGSSHTKKVNVRVLAATNRDLSKSIKEGQFREDLYYRLNVFPLALPPLRERGDDIVRLASAFAQRCARTMGRTIAPLTVDCAERLRRYSWPGNVRELQNVMERAVITAVDGKLNLDRALPEVSPAAIPCAPTAGQEPSKILTAQELESLERTNILRALDETGWVVAGEKGAAKHLGLNPSTLASRMKALGIRKPH from the coding sequence ATGTCGACCGAGCATACAGACGCCACCCAACCGCTCCATGCCTTGGAAGCCGATGCGGTGTTGCGCGCCATCCTGCAGGGCACGGCGACGGAGACCGGCCACGACTTTTTTGCCGCCCTGGTCCGCAACCTCGCCGACGTCTTGGGTACCCATGGCGCCTGGGTCACGGAATACTTTCCTGAATCCCGACGCCTGCGCGCCCTGGCCTTCTGGATGGACGGCCAGTGGGTCAAGGATTACGAAGTCGACATCGCGGGGACGCCCTGCGAGCGGGTCATCGATACGGCCACCCTGGTGCATTTCCCCGACCGCGTTCTGGAGATCTATCCGCAGGAGGAGGAGTTGCGGCAGGCCGGGGCCGTCAGTTACATGGGGGTGCCGCTCAAGGATCAAGACGGCGGCATCCTGGGCCACATGGCCGTCATCGACCGTCGCCCCATTCCTGAAGAACCGCGCATCCATGCTATTTTCCAAATCTTCGCCGCGCGAGCGGCGGCGGAACTCCGACGGTTGCGGGCCGAGGCCGAGGTGCGGGAACGGGAGGAAACCGTGGGGCGCCTCCTTGGAAGCGCGATGGACGCCATCATCGAACTGGACGACCAACTGCGGATCACCCGCGTCAATCCGGCCACCGAGCGGGTGTTTCGTTGTGGCGGCTCCCGGATGGTCGGCCAGGATTTCAGACGGTTCATGAGCGACGAGGACGCCCGCCGCGTGACCGACCTGATCACCGAACTGGATACCCGCCCCGAAGGACAACGCTCCCTCTGGATTCCCGGCGGCCTCACGGCCCGTTGTCCCGAAGGCGGCTCCTTTCCCGCCGAAGCCACCCTCTCCCGCTTCGAGTTGCACCGCCGCACCGCTACGACCGTGATCCTGCGCAACGTGCGCGACCGGATCGAGGCGGAACAAAAGATTCGGTCGCTCACCGTGGAAACAGAACTCCTGCGCGAGGAGCTCCAGTCGCGTCATCCTGGCACACTGATCGGCGAGAGCCCGGCCCTGCGACGCGTGCTGGACGACATCGCGCAGGTCGCGCCGACCGATGCCACGGTCCTGATCGTCGGCGAAACCGGCACCGGTAAGGAGTTGGTCGCGCGAGCGATTCACCGAGCCAGCCATCGACGCGAGCGTCCGTTGGTCATCGTCAACTGCGCGGCGATACCCGCCACGTTGATGGAAAGCGAATTCTTCGGCCACGAGCCCGGCGCGTTCACCGGCGCGACCAAGAAACGGGAAGGCCGGTTTGCCCTGGCGGACCGAGGCACGATCTTTCTCGACGAGATCGGCGAACTGCCGCTGGACCTTCAAGCCAAGTTACTCCGTGTCTTGCAAGAGGGCGAATTCGATCCCGTGGGGAGCTCTCACACCAAAAAGGTAAACGTGCGGGTCCTGGCCGCTACCAATCGCGACCTCTCAAAGTCCATCAAGGAGGGACAGTTTCGCGAGGATCTCTATTATCGATTGAACGTCTTTCCCCTCGCCCTGCCGCCCTTGCGCGAGCGCGGCGACGACATCGTGCGGCTCGCCTCGGCCTTCGCCCAACGTTGTGCCCGCACCATGGGCCGCACCATCGCACCCTTGACCGTCGACTGCGCCGAACGGCTCAGGCGGTACAGCTGGCCCGGCAATGTGCGTGAACTGCAGAACGTGATGGAACGTGCAGTCATCACCGCCGTCGACGGCAAGCTGAACCTGGATCGCGCCTTGCCCGAGGTGTCTCCCGCTGCGATACCGTGCGCACCCACGGCAGGGCAAGAGCCGTCGAAAATTCTCACGGCGCAGGAACTCGAATCGCTGGAGCGAACGAACATCCTGCGCGCCCTGGATGAGACCGGGTGGGTCGTGGCCGGCGAGAAGGGTGCGGCCAAACACCTTGGGCTCAATCCCTCCACCTTGGCTTCCCGCATGAAGGCCTTGGGCATCCGCAAACCTCACTGA
- a CDS encoding mechanosensitive ion channel — MRDHNTIQRLATAELLLLLWGWCGVGIEPDAMAQTPPSPAAEAALPDLQAQRDSAEQALSRLPAMTARSKGSSAEQADPALAERRSLLQQLVQVSEQHLDAVRTLKPLRQRVQDADRQNQEWNGFPTPPPYPALKVDELREAARAMALTVQSIQTRLRMTETLADHAEAELKTVQGRVRQLSERLEGLQDNDKRDGLVQERDLAQLRERVEGARVAMLDAERQKVQEQLAEAKQRVALLIRQRDLAQRQAHFPQEDFDRIAKRIEADRQAIAAELERAVDEQSLQRQAVAAEEAKLAAANAASSVSKAKVREQADRLARLNGVVEGLRLRFDNANLHVDLARQLLDDLDREGQIWDLRFATTHGKLSLTEERDAAAKLANAAKQIRGRKEYGLQQLMMVGSRISEIENRLAEAASSGPPQHVQELLYAARHREDLHRRLLQRTDALLEVIENWEAEFSKREQSRSLIARLREMWRNLLAVVGNTWQVELFTAEDSIEVEGKVITGHRSITVGKAVTALAILIVGYWGAGLLARFAERQAITRFQLDPNVANIIRQWAMACFFLVLVLIALMSVKIPITAFAFLGGALAIGVGFGTQNLLKNVISGLLLLVERPLRVGDVIEVDGIRGMVTTIGLRSSTIRDMNGVETLIPNSHLLERNLTNWTYSSYSKRYALRIAVAAISDAQRVRDLLGEWAARHEAVLKEPAPYVLLEDFNEQALVFTVQYWTEIGPRIDPAMVASDLRFVIERGLAQAGIAKK, encoded by the coding sequence ATGCGTGATCACAACACGATCCAGCGGCTCGCGACCGCAGAGTTGCTGCTCCTTCTTTGGGGGTGGTGTGGAGTCGGCATCGAGCCGGATGCCATGGCTCAGACCCCACCGTCCCCGGCGGCGGAAGCGGCATTGCCCGATCTCCAGGCCCAGCGCGACAGTGCCGAACAGGCACTCTCGCGCCTGCCGGCCATGACGGCGCGATCAAAGGGCTCCTCCGCCGAGCAGGCCGATCCGGCCCTTGCCGAGCGGCGATCCTTGCTCCAGCAACTGGTCCAAGTCTCCGAGCAGCACCTCGATGCGGTTCGGACACTGAAGCCATTACGCCAACGTGTCCAGGATGCGGACCGTCAAAATCAAGAGTGGAACGGGTTCCCCACCCCGCCGCCCTATCCCGCCCTGAAAGTCGATGAACTGCGGGAGGCGGCCCGTGCCATGGCGCTGACGGTACAGAGTATCCAGACCAGGCTCCGGATGACCGAAACGCTCGCTGACCACGCGGAGGCTGAACTGAAGACGGTTCAAGGCCGTGTGCGGCAACTGTCTGAGCGGCTGGAAGGTCTCCAGGATAATGATAAACGTGACGGATTGGTTCAAGAGCGGGATCTCGCACAATTGCGCGAGCGGGTGGAGGGCGCGCGCGTCGCCATGTTGGACGCGGAACGACAGAAGGTTCAGGAGCAGTTGGCCGAGGCCAAGCAACGAGTCGCGTTGCTCATCCGTCAACGGGACCTGGCCCAGCGACAGGCCCACTTTCCGCAGGAGGATTTTGATCGAATCGCCAAACGGATTGAGGCGGATCGCCAAGCCATCGCGGCGGAGTTGGAGCGGGCCGTCGACGAGCAGTCGCTGCAGCGTCAGGCCGTGGCTGCCGAGGAGGCAAAATTGGCCGCGGCCAACGCGGCGTCCTCGGTATCCAAGGCAAAGGTGCGGGAACAGGCAGACCGGTTGGCGCGGCTGAACGGTGTGGTCGAAGGGCTACGTCTTCGGTTCGACAATGCCAATCTGCACGTGGACCTAGCGCGGCAGTTGCTGGACGACCTCGATCGGGAGGGGCAGATCTGGGACCTCAGATTCGCCACGACTCATGGGAAGTTGTCGTTGACGGAGGAGCGTGATGCGGCCGCGAAGTTGGCCAACGCTGCCAAGCAGATTCGCGGGCGGAAAGAGTACGGCCTGCAGCAACTCATGATGGTTGGCAGCCGGATCAGCGAAATCGAGAACCGGCTGGCAGAGGCTGCTTCCTCGGGGCCGCCACAGCATGTGCAGGAGCTATTGTATGCTGCTCGTCACCGGGAGGATCTGCATCGGCGCCTGTTGCAGCGCACCGATGCGTTGTTAGAAGTGATCGAGAACTGGGAAGCGGAGTTCTCCAAGCGGGAGCAGTCACGATCGCTGATCGCCCGCCTACGGGAGATGTGGCGCAACCTATTGGCCGTGGTTGGCAACACCTGGCAGGTGGAACTGTTCACCGCGGAAGATTCGATCGAGGTCGAGGGCAAGGTGATCACCGGCCATCGGAGCATCACGGTGGGCAAGGCGGTGACGGCCTTGGCGATTTTGATTGTGGGGTATTGGGGCGCGGGGCTGCTGGCGCGATTCGCCGAGCGCCAAGCCATCACGCGCTTCCAACTCGATCCCAACGTCGCCAATATCATTCGGCAATGGGCGATGGCCTGTTTCTTCTTGGTCCTCGTCCTCATCGCGTTGATGTCGGTCAAAATCCCGATCACGGCCTTTGCCTTTCTCGGCGGAGCGCTGGCCATTGGGGTAGGATTCGGAACTCAGAATCTGTTGAAGAACGTCATCAGCGGCTTGCTGTTGCTCGTCGAACGTCCCTTGCGTGTTGGTGACGTGATTGAGGTCGATGGCATCAGGGGCATGGTCACGACGATCGGTCTGCGTTCCTCCACGATCCGCGATATGAATGGGGTGGAAACGTTGATTCCGAACAGTCACCTGCTCGAGCGGAACCTCACCAATTGGACCTATTCCAGTTACAGCAAACGCTATGCGTTGCGGATTGCCGTCGCCGCGATATCCGATGCCCAACGGGTCAGGGACCTGTTGGGCGAATGGGCGGCTCGCCACGAGGCGGTCCTCAAGGAGCCGGCTCCGTATGTGTTGCTCGAAGACTTCAACGAGCAGGCCCTGGTGTTCACGGTGCAGTACTGGACTGAAATCGGCCCCCGTATCGATCCCGCCATGGTAGCCAGCGACCTGCGGTTCGTTATCGAGCGGGGGTTGGCCCAAGCCGGTATCGCGAAAAAATAA
- a CDS encoding DEAD/DEAH box helicase family protein, which translates to MTLVPWKAQLRDWQARAVADVLARRCEDYLVTATPAAGKTRFALRIAHQYLADRAAARVLVICPTNHLRTQWASAAGHVGIQLDPNLSNEQACEARDYHGAVVTYQQVCLAPDVFRRACRNRKTLLIFDELHHAGDGKDWGIALREAFGEAVFRLALSGTPFRSDNNPIPYVRYEQGESQADFTYGYSHAIRDGVCRPILFPSYEGELTWLSDGREHRATFEDGLTFERQRERLKTALLQESWLGPVLSDAHAELQRLRKQEQPDAGGLIVTMNQDHARQVAELVKRITGGRAQVAVSDDPSASKTIETFAHHKSQQWLVAVNMVSEGVDIPRLRVGVYATNVLTEMYFRQVVGRFVRMQEKVPRPQRAWLYLPKDATLVHYAKRIKVERDHVLEDIMPAMQRTLFGTAATSLKEYIPLNGVARLDALIGAEESEPSGEGKGQGEPAVALHDQKHNLREKHRLLVGAVARKTGLDHRQLNAELIKRTGGRVDEATIPQLERRIALLEKWRDSGFDRRR; encoded by the coding sequence GTGACGCTGGTTCCCTGGAAAGCGCAGCTGCGTGATTGGCAGGCGCGTGCGGTGGCGGATGTCTTGGCCCGCCGCTGCGAAGACTATCTGGTCACCGCGACTCCTGCCGCCGGCAAGACCCGCTTTGCCTTGCGCATCGCCCATCAGTACCTGGCGGACCGTGCCGCCGCGCGGGTCCTGGTGATCTGTCCGACGAATCACCTGCGGACGCAATGGGCGTCCGCCGCCGGCCACGTGGGCATTCAGCTCGACCCGAATTTGTCGAACGAGCAGGCCTGTGAAGCGCGGGATTACCATGGCGCGGTCGTGACCTATCAGCAGGTTTGCCTCGCGCCGGACGTATTTCGGCGGGCCTGCCGCAACCGGAAGACGTTGCTCATTTTCGACGAGCTGCACCATGCGGGGGACGGGAAGGATTGGGGCATTGCGCTCCGCGAGGCGTTCGGCGAAGCGGTGTTCCGCCTGGCCTTGTCGGGGACACCCTTTCGCTCCGACAACAACCCGATTCCCTATGTCCGGTACGAGCAAGGCGAAAGTCAGGCGGATTTCACCTACGGCTATTCCCACGCGATCCGCGACGGCGTCTGCCGCCCCATTCTCTTTCCCAGCTACGAAGGCGAGTTGACGTGGTTATCGGACGGCCGCGAGCATCGAGCCACGTTCGAGGACGGATTGACGTTCGAGCGTCAGCGGGAACGGCTCAAGACCGCGTTGCTCCAGGAGAGCTGGCTGGGGCCGGTGTTGAGTGATGCCCATGCCGAGTTGCAGCGGCTCCGCAAGCAGGAGCAGCCGGATGCGGGCGGCCTCATCGTGACCATGAATCAGGACCATGCCCGGCAGGTGGCGGAGTTGGTGAAACGCATCACCGGGGGGCGGGCGCAGGTGGCCGTCTCCGACGATCCTTCCGCCTCCAAGACCATCGAAACCTTTGCGCATCATAAGAGCCAACAATGGCTGGTGGCGGTGAACATGGTCAGCGAAGGAGTGGACATCCCCCGGCTGCGGGTGGGGGTGTATGCCACCAACGTGTTGACGGAGATGTATTTCCGCCAGGTCGTGGGGCGTTTCGTGCGGATGCAGGAGAAGGTGCCCAGGCCGCAACGGGCCTGGCTCTACCTGCCGAAAGACGCAACCCTGGTGCATTATGCGAAACGCATCAAGGTCGAACGTGACCACGTGCTGGAAGACATCATGCCCGCCATGCAACGGACCCTGTTCGGCACGGCAGCCACGTCGCTGAAGGAGTATATTCCGCTGAACGGCGTGGCGCGCTTGGATGCCTTGATCGGCGCGGAGGAGAGCGAACCGTCGGGAGAGGGCAAGGGACAGGGGGAGCCGGCCGTTGCGCTTCACGATCAGAAACACAATTTGCGCGAGAAGCATCGCCTGCTGGTCGGCGCCGTCGCCCGGAAGACCGGCCTGGACCATCGACAACTCAATGCCGAGCTGATCAAACGGACCGGCGGCCGCGTGGATGAAGCGACCATTCCGCAACTCGAACGACGCATCGCCTTGTTGGAGAAGTGGCGGGATTCAGGGTTCGATCGCAGGCGGTAG